A part of Clostridia bacterium genomic DNA contains:
- the rpsJ gene encoding 30S ribosomal protein S10, producing the protein MAQEKIRIRLKAYDHLLIDQSCEKIVETAKRTGASISGPVPLPTKKEIITILRAVHKYKDSREQFELRTHKRLIDIIKPTAKTVEALMSLDLPAGVEIDIKL; encoded by the coding sequence ATGGCACAGGAAAAAATCAGAATAAGACTCAAGGCGTATGATCATTTGCTTATCGACCAGTCTTGTGAAAAGATCGTTGAAACGGCAAAAAGAACGGGTGCAAGCATTTCGGGCCCCGTGCCGCTCCCCACTAAAAAGGAGATAATAACGATCCTTCGCGCAGTACACAAGTACAAGGATTCGCGCGAGCAGTTCGAGCTTAGAACCCACAAAAGACTTATCGATATCATAAAGCCGACGGCAAAGACCGTTGAAGCGCTTATGAGCCTCGACCTTCCCGCAGGCGTAGAAATAGACATAAAGCTTTAA
- the rplD gene encoding 50S ribosomal protein L4 produces MPKVALYNMKAEQIGEVELNELLFGSEVNVPAMHMMVRNYLAAQRQGTQSALTRGEVAGGGKKPWRQKGTGRARQGSTRAPQWTHGGVVFAPKPRSYRFRVNKKLRKTALYSALSSRAASGDVIVIDDITLEEYKTKSVVAMLKAFGVDKKALIVTDGTNDKLVRSAKNIPGVSTSMASNINTYSVLLHNKLILTKAALAKLEEVYA; encoded by the coding sequence ATGCCTAAGGTTGCTTTATATAATATGAAAGCGGAGCAAATAGGTGAAGTTGAATTAAACGAACTTCTTTTCGGCTCCGAAGTAAACGTTCCCGCCATGCACATGATGGTAAGAAATTACCTTGCTGCACAGCGTCAGGGCACACAGAGCGCTCTTACCCGCGGCGAGGTTGCCGGCGGCGGCAAGAAGCCGTGGCGCCAGAAGGGCACCGGCCGCGCAAGACAGGGTTCCACCCGCGCTCCTCAGTGGACTCACGGCGGCGTGGTATTCGCGCCCAAGCCGAGAAGCTATCGCTTCAGAGTAAACAAGAAATTGAGAAAGACGGCGCTTTACAGCGCGCTTTCGTCGAGAGCCGCATCGGGCGACGTTATCGTAATAGACGATATCACGCTGGAGGAATACAAGACTAAGAGCGTTGTTGCAATGCTCAAGGCTTTCGGAGTTGACAAGAAGGCGCTCATCGTTACCGATGGAACAAACGACAAGCTCGTTCGTTCGGCAAAGAACATCCCCGGCGTTTCCACGAGCATGGCTTCCAACATAAACACTTACAGCGTGCTGCTTCACAACAAGCTTATACTTACGAAAGCGGCGCTTGCAAAACTTGAGGAGGTGTACGCATAA
- the rplC gene encoding 50S ribosomal protein L3, whose product MKKAIIGKKIGMTQLFAEDGRVIPVTVVSAGPCVVVQKKDLENDGYESVQLGFEDIPERKANKPQKGHFAKAGAPLKRHLKEFRLENTADMNVGDVIKADVFAEGDKVDVTGISKGKGYAGVVKRYGNAKLRATHGTGPVHRSVGSVGANSDPSRIFKGKKMAGHMGAEQVTVQNLDIVKVDAENNILVIKGAIPGPKGGLVYVKNSVKAGV is encoded by the coding sequence TTGAAAAAGGCAATTATCGGCAAGAAAATCGGCATGACGCAGCTCTTTGCCGAGGACGGCAGAGTGATCCCCGTTACCGTGGTTTCGGCGGGTCCCTGCGTGGTAGTACAGAAGAAGGACCTTGAAAACGACGGCTACGAAAGCGTACAGCTCGGCTTCGAGGACATCCCCGAGAGAAAGGCAAACAAGCCCCAGAAGGGTCACTTCGCAAAGGCAGGCGCACCTTTAAAGCGTCACTTAAAAGAATTCAGGCTTGAGAACACCGCCGACATGAACGTGGGCGACGTTATAAAGGCCGACGTTTTCGCAGAAGGCGACAAGGTAGACGTAACGGGCATTTCCAAAGGTAAAGGCTATGCCGGCGTTGTAAAGAGATACGGCAACGCAAAGCTCCGTGCGACGCACGGTACGGGCCCCGTTCACCGTTCGGTAGGTTCGGTGGGCGCAAACTCTGACCCGAGCAGAATTTTCAAAGGCAAGAAGATGGCAGGACACATGGGCGCTGAGCAGGTAACTGTTCAGAACCTTGACATAGTAAAGGTAGATGCCGAGAACAACATACTTGTTATCAAGGGCGCTATCCCCGGACCTAAGGGCGGACTTGTTTATGTTAAGAATTCCGTCAAGGCCGGTGTCTGA